Proteins from a genomic interval of Chryseobacterium indologenes:
- a CDS encoding VOC family protein, which produces MDLKILSIVWGVKNLERAIIFWSKALNYRLKSDPEPDFAILIPISGPGMQLSLKLTASDEPRRHHMDLITENQKDEVKRLLNIGATKMEGWNYEQDADYVVLLDPEGNSFCVVQA; this is translated from the coding sequence ATGGATTTAAAAATTCTTTCAATAGTCTGGGGTGTAAAAAACCTCGAGAGAGCGATTATCTTTTGGTCGAAAGCTTTAAATTATCGATTAAAATCTGATCCTGAACCTGACTTTGCAATTTTGATTCCCATTTCCGGTCCGGGTATGCAGTTGTCATTGAAACTGACTGCTTCAGACGAACCTAGAAGACACCATATGGATCTCATTACTGAAAATCAAAAAGATGAAGTAAAACGTTTACTGAATATCGGAGCAACGAAAATGGAAGGCTGGAATTATGAACAGGACGCTGATTATGTGGTGTTGCTAGATCCGGAAGGAAAT